One part of the Triplophysa dalaica isolate WHDGS20190420 chromosome 25, ASM1584641v1, whole genome shotgun sequence genome encodes these proteins:
- the pvrl2l gene encoding PVR cell adhesion molecule related 2 like isoform X1, which yields MTDFAMINCCLLLGACLLASQGVWSQRVRVDNEITAYPNGSVILRCEFTKSGETKLTQVSWMFEHVEGERHNIAVYHPQYGPSFPNPHFVGRVKFTEGTLETPSIRIDKLRMADAGRYICEFATYPSGNEQGQTTLIMMAKPKNSAAPVPVQAGSSEVVVARCEAAQGKPEATISWSADIDGRYNHTSVPESDDTVTVKSEYRIVPTPSHNGKELACLVNQRAQNEPQRFNLKLVVEYPPTVSIDGYDYNWYMGRTDVMLMCQADANPAPTDVKWTAASGQMPATVQVDQNKLLVKKVDETVNTTFVCEVKNSLGSVKKELAIIVIESTEDPSSAGVVAGAILGSLLAFVLVSALVAVLVMRSRRQQHGYSGDGEQGGYGNKTRLFGGKKASKNGTGANNNGPIYTYREGEPGTLTAKCNEFPHMTAGMPTAHDILLSGDLNEAQRRKFEALNDSMEEEEDERYDRFGGLPPSYQIHRREEECAPYLDDDMESQRDGSIISRTAIYV from the exons GGGTCTGGAGTCAGCGCGTGCGAGTGGATAATGAAATCACGGCGTATCCGAACGGGTCCGTCATCCTGCGCTGCGAGTTCACCAAGAGCGGCGAAACCAAACTCACACAG GTCTCGTGGATGTTCGAGCACGTCGAAGGCGAGAGACACAACATCGCTGTATACCATCCCCAATATGGACCGAGTTTCCCTAATCCGCACTTTGTTGGCCGAGTTAAGTTCACAGAAGGCACCCTGGAGACTCCATCCATCAGGATCGACAAACTGAGGATGGCGGATGCGGGCAGGTACATCTGCGAGTTTGCCACTTATCCCAGCGGAAACGAACAGGGACAAACCACTCTTATCATGATGG CCAAACCCAAAAACTCAGCTGCCCCCGTCCCAGTGCAGGCCGGCTCTTCTGAGGTAGTCGTGGCACGTTGCGAGGCCGCCCAGGGAAAACCCGAGGCTACTATCTCCTGGAGTGCAGACATTGACGGCCGCTATAACCACACATCAGTGCCTGAGAGCGACGATACCGTGACTGTGAAGAGCGAGTATCGGATCGTCCCGACTCCATCTCACAACGGAAAAGAACTTGCCTGTCTGGTGAATCAAAGGGCGCAGAACGAACCTCAGCGGTTTAATTTGAAGCTGGTGGTGGAGT ATCCCCCCACTGTGTCGATAGATGGATATGACTATAACTGGTATATGGGTCGGACTGATGTGATGTTGATGTGTCAGGCTGATGCTAATCCTGCACCTACTGATGTGAAGTGGACCGC TGCATCTGGTCAGATGCCAGCTACAGTACAGGTGGATCAGAACAAGCTGTTGGTGAAGAAAGTGGATGAAACcgtgaacacaacatttgtatGTGAGGTGAAGAACAGCCTGGGATCTGTAAAGAAAGAGCTCGCCATCATCGTCATCG AGTCGACCGAAGACCCTTCCAGCGCGGGTGTGGTGGCCGGCGCCATTCTGGGCAGCCTCTTGGCCTTCGTATTGGTCAGCGCGCTGGTTGCTGTGTTGGTAATGCGTAGCCGGCGCCAACAGCACGGGTATTCGGGCGACGGCGAGCAGGGAGGTTACGGCAACAAAACTCGCCTTTTCGGCGGCAAGAAAGCTAGCAAAAACGGCACCGGTGCGAACAACAACGGGCCGATCTACACGTATCGCGAGGGCGAGCCGGGAACCCTGACGGCTAAGTGTAACGAATTCCCACACATGACCGCCGGCATGCCAACGGCCCATGACATCCTGTTGAGCGGTGACCTAAATGAAGCACAACGCAGGAAGTTCGAGGCCCTGAACGACAGcatggaggaggaagaggacgaGAGGTACGACCGCTTCGGCGGACTGCCGCCCAGCTACCAAATCCACCGGCGTGAGGAAGAGTGTGCACCATACCTTGACGACGACATGGAGTCTCAGCGAGACGGCTCCATCATTTCACGGACTGCCATCTATGTCTGA